TGACTTATTTGAATCTGAAGATTCTGATGGGGCTGACTTGGGTTGTGATTATGAGAGAGTTGAGTTGTTGGATCCAGAGGGGAAGCCTAAATTTTGGACTGCTGAAGTTGCTAATACTGTCAACTTCAGGGGCTACAAAGAAGATTTGCAACCCTGGTAGTGCATAAAATCTGTATTGGCTGTAGCAAGGTCTCTTTGATTGTTATGCATTATGAGAATTGCTGCTGTAAATTGTAATTGCCATTCTATTTGGTCATAGGTGTACAAATatatcttctttattttctaattttgttttttgtttttccccCATCGATTATTACTAATGATTTGGTACCATGGACCAGGCCAGTCTGATGGCAGGCAGTGTATGATGATATACTAACGCTACCAGAGTAATTGCCAAAAATGCCACCTTTTCTGAAATTTATTCTCCAAATATCACATTGTGGACGTCGTTTCCCAAAATGCCACCTTATTCGAACATCCAAGCCATGGCATTCCCCCAAAAGATTGCGATGATGGGTATTATTAGAACAAAACTATTATTTAGTCCCAATGACGATAGTgcgatgatgatgatgggtATGTCAcaattatgtgttttaattacCATATCTAATAGTCATATAAAAATGGACCACTATcatattttgcaatttaagtCACTAACAATTAAGTTATCAATTGATAAGTTTTGAATACCCAAATATGTCaatgtttttactttttttttagatttaaaaaaaattgcaaatagACTTCAAATATTAGAcaataaattgataaaataaattgtattttcTTTTAGTTATTTATCCCAACTAAATGTATGCATAATAAAGTGGGCCGGACTAAGAGACTTAAAAGTACTATTGGGCATTTGATTTGCTGGGCCGACTTGAATTGGGCCGGCGACCGACATAACAAGCCATAATCCCACACGCTGCTACCCATTGCCGCAACAAAGTCCACCTTCCCAGAATTCAGACTTCAGTTCACGGAACTCTTTGCTCTCAGAAACCCTAGATTTGAGGCCGACTCTGCGCCGCAACCATGGTAATCTTTTGATGCTTCTCGTTTCTATTTGATTCCAGAGAAATTTTTGGAGAGGGGAGGGATTTGAACTTCTGGTACCTGATTTAGATTCGatcccttttcctttcttcttctctccctcttgcCCGTTTCTGGAATCTAgttctcttttttttcccaTCAATTTTTTGAGCTACTGTTAGGTGTTTGTTGATTTTCCAGTGTGAAGGCATGAATtattctgtatatatatattttttgcctGACGGTCATTTCGAGTACCGAATGATTATTGGACGCTACTGGATTTTATCCTATGGAAGCAGTACTTCCTATTTGGAAACTTATATTTATCTTGGTTGCTTAGAATTGGTTTGAGAGATTTCAATTAAGCTGTAATCGAGAGAGCGAGAAGGGGGGTGAGGGGGAAGTTTGTGTCCCCGTGATGTTCTATCGGTGGTTGGCCATGATGGATCACGGCACCTGAAGTTGGGACTAGTAGTAAGGGAAATTTCATCTAGAGCTTGATTCAGGAGTTTCATTGAACATGAATTCTGAATTTTGGAACTCTCATTCTTCAGCTGCACTCGGTGTTGTGTTGCCTTCAACTTTTCATTATTGACTAACATGTCACACAGATGCCGCACTTTATGTACTTGTGTAGTTTTGGTTACAGATGAGATGAGATAGCAGCTTTATAGATTGATTACTTAATTTTGCCCAATAAGGCTTATGCCAAAAAGACCTAGATAACTACCCATAAAAATCTTGACGTGATTTAGTTCATAAGTTTATAGATTATAAATTTAGAGCTATATGTTTTCGCTGTTCTATTTGTcttacaattgaaaatttgtggGAGTACTCCATTTTAGTCTTTCCTGAATCTAGATTGCATAGAAGCTTGTTTTGCCATAACTAGTTGCAGAAAGTTAGGAAAACATTGATGTCCCTTACTCAAAGTGGCATGTAGTTAACAACTAACAAGATGGGTCGCTTCTAGACTGGATTTGGTGTGGACCTGGACTTCTTTAAATAAAAGAACTGTAATTACTGAAGCATTGGTGGATTTTTAGAGGATCTAATAGGTTTCCTAGACAAACTAATCTGTTGGGGCGTAATTCACATAGAAGtgtagaattcatgtagccgaccccacatagtgggataaaggctggatatgttgttatataGTCTTAGGGCTGCAACTTTTATTTTCCCAGACTTACTTTCATAATCTTACTGGTTTCTTTATACAAGATTTGATTGTTTACCGAACACTTTATGATTTGATATACAATAACTGACTGATTGTTTTGACTTTGGGTTGCCTCTGAATGTCTTGAATTTACTGCTCGAATGAGCATGATCTGTGTACATTTTTAGTGCTTCAAAgtttctattctttttctttataattccTGGTTCTGTTTTCTGCTCAAGGTTAGTGTGACATTTGGGCTCGGGTAGAGGGATGATTTTGAAGTATTATGTAACAGATCTACCCAAGAAAGTAGGATGTGATTGCACGtatcatatttttacatctgaTCAGACCATTGTGTAATCTTTTTTGGTAAGTGGGAGATTGATATTGCTCGTGGAGTGTTCTGTTCTATGAGTTGGGTTAAATCAGTGGTTGAGATATTTCAGAGTGAGATCTTAAACCGAGGCTGATGAGTCCAGGGAGTGAAGTTGTAAAAGTGgaagaaaaatgtaaaatatacaCTATTCCAGCTGTGTAGTTGGTGAAAAAGACAgtgattgatttgaaaattgggaagaaattgagaaagagGTGGGGCCTATGAAGAAGAGGAAATATCAATCAAATGGAAGCTCATGGTTGGCCACAGGAAAGGACAAATAGTGGCAAGATGGTTTGCATTGTTGGGACTGTTTACAGATGAAAATTGTGAAGCTCTCAAAAAGTGTGGCCTTAAATTCATGCTGATTGAACTATTAGATTTTTATCCTGGAAATTCCAAAGGTCATATTCATTCCCACTATATTTTAGCAATATTATCTGTTCTATTTGAACCACTTATGTAAGTTCTCCTCAGAAAACATGGGGTTTCCATCAGAACATGACATTCTGTTTTCATCTCATTGAcctttttgaaattcttttctTGATTGTTATATAATTTGTCTATTGTAGGTCAACGTTCCAAAGACCAAGAAGACCTACTGCAAATCCAAGGAGTGTCGGAAGCACACATTGCACAAGGTTACTCAATATAAGAAGGGGAAGGATAGTTTGGCTGCCCAAGGAAAGCGCCGTTATGATCGGAAACAGTCCGGATATGGTGGGCAGACAAAGCCAGTTTTCCACAAAAAGGTGAGAGCTCATTTTGGATGCTTTGTATTATTTCACACATTTCTGGGGATGCTATTTGGGTCTACTAATTCTTTGGCCATggatatagaattttttttaaaatcaatatgGCTGATTGATAATTAACTTGATTTGGCTGAGACAGGCTAAGACCACCAAAAAGATTGTGCTAAGGCTGCAGTGCCAGGGGTGCAAACATGTGTCACAGCACCCAATCAAGGTTAACTTCTTTAACTTGGAGTTACTCATGAAAATCAGCTTCCTTTGTGCCGATTGCTTCTGATTTCCTTGTGATTTGTTTCTGCAGAGGTGCAAACATTTTGAGATTGGTGGAGATAAGAAGGGCAAGGGCACTTCTCTATTTTGAGATGCGGCATATCTGTTGATCATTCAATTGGAATGGATGTCTCTGTTTTAGTTAATTGTTTTATAGATTGAAGTTGTTATGTCAGGAATATAGAATGTTCTCTCACCTGGCAATTTATTCCAAGTTTTTGCTTTTGGTTCGAATTCTCGCTGAAGGATATCTAGTCTAATATTTTGCCACACTATTTCTTGTGCTTGGATTTTATTGGCACCTAACTTTGGTTGTTTACTACGATGGAATAGTAAAATAGATGACCTAACGTTATGTTACCTTAAACTAGATGAAGTTAACATCAACATGATTTCTTAATGAGAAATGTTGTGCGTCAGTCATGATCACAGTCATGACCCCAGCTGGTGTGCTGCCACGTAGGCATCATGACTCATCAGTCATGACATCtagcattattttttattaagaatCATGCtaaatgtataattattttatatatcttggactatataagggggtattatgattaaaatatcttACGTTTCACACGTCTTTATGGGTCTCATAAGggatttttttatcattgatataCCTTTATGTAGCCTAAGGTATACACAAAGGTGTattaatagcatttttcttttattaatgcATATATCATTATTCAACAATTCTGtagagcaaaaacaaaaagttatataattGCTGCcctttaaaaattagatttgttatgaaaaaatattgaacttTAATGGTGTTTTTAGTTTTagactaattttttaatttattttaactgtAATGtttgtcttaattttttttttattttaatagcaGAATGTTGTCCTTTTACCCTTATCAACAATTTTTGTATTGTCACTAACCATTTGATAACATTTGTAAATGGGttttttgaatttgttcaaGATTTAATAAAATGCATTCGGCTAATTGTACCGTCATCTTTTCGCTTGTCACCTcattttttgacatttcatttcaattttgtcATTGTTTGATGGTAATTATTgggaaaattacaagaaaaaaaattaacttttatcTTTGATTCAATCTTAGGCTGAATTCTTAATTTAggtaacatttgttaaaatgagtaagataagattacgttaatttaatattaattttttttaatcaagataTATAATAGTTAACATAAAATTgagaagtattttaaaatttttatcaaattatttattaaattttttggaatgcacTAGAGGACATTTGcgtaattttttcttttctgtaaaatctaagataaatttatctgaaaggagagagagatgaatttatctgaaaagtttaaaataagaaatcacgtgatatttttttctaaagattgtcaaataaatttaacaaatataataaaaaaatatttttcattttttatttttttcgatctatatttaagttaacaaatattatcttaataGTATAATAGTAgtatttaactttaattttctttgaattttgaatcccccttaattatatatttgcaagaaaatattaaatactaATGTGACTGATGAGTTAAACTAAGAAAAACATATGAAGAAAGACTTAGATATATAATATGgatcatgaatttaaaattGTCTGCGTCGAACAATTATTAGACAACTCACGGATGACGGGTGTGTGGGAGCACACACCCAACCCTTGCATGTGGTCGTTTCTAAGAATTGAATAGAATCCATCACATGAAAATTGACGATTGGAATAGCAGTCCACCGTAGAGGACTTTTCtgtttagttaattaattacgATATATTTGAGGTTGCAATTAAACTGAGCGAACCAATCAACAGAGTTAAGACTTGGAAAGAAACGTTTATAGAAGCCACCAGAGTTGACTGATTTCAGGCCACATTTgtggttcatatatatatatatgcttgcaTGATTAtagatattaaatattttggCTTATAAGATATCCATATGGGAAGAAAAATGACCGTTGGTTTGTGGGTTCTCCTACTTCACCTCTCCCTCCTACTGCTCAAACCAGAAGCTGCAGATTCTCATGCTCCTCGACAGGCAAACTCTCTATCTTTCTCCATTTTATCTCTGACATATACATACATGGAaaataagtttatatatatatatatatatatatatgctatctGCATTCTTCAATTGTTTGATTCATCATGCAGGCTTACATCGTTTATATGGGGGACACCCCAGAGGATGGATTTTCTACATCTTCTCTCCATACAAGCATGCTGCAAGAGGTTCTTGGCAGGTTCATCCTCTATTGCCTCGTGCTTGAGTTGCCCTATCTTGTAAAATCATTCACTAATGATAACAACTCAAACTACTATAATCATTTTGTTAACTGTCATATCACCTGATCGTTTCAAACTTAtagaaagaattttaattttatattattattttgtactcCCTAAGTTAAATATTGATGTAAAAACTTTGATTACATGTTCAGCAACGATGTATCGACATCCCTTCTCTATAGCTACAAGAAGAGCTTCAGTGGGTTTGCTGCCATGTTAACTGAGGATGAGAAGATGAGGATTGCTGGTACAATAAATCAATTTTCAAAGAAGACAAGGATTATTTAGGAGGGaatctatgatttttttttttttttttggtgctaATGAAAGAATGTTAAATTTTCAGAGATGGATGGGGTAGTTTCAGTATTCCCCAATGAGAAGTATCAACTTCACACAACACGGTCATGGGACTTTATGGGTTTTTCCCAACAAGTCAAAAGAACAACCATTGAGAGCAACATTATCATTGGAGTTCTCGACACTGGCATTTGGCCGGAGTCCGAGAGCTTCGTCGATAAAGGATTTGACCCGCCGCCAAGCAAATGGAAGGGCACCTGTCAAGTCTCTTCCAATTTCACATGCAATAagtatttttttgtaattttttttttttaattttatcttttttataagGTCACATATTTATCATAAGATTCTATTCTTCTAATGCTAATGTAGTAAAGTTATCGGAGCACGGTTCTACCGGAGCGACGGGAAGTATGCCAAGGAAGACGCAAAGTCTCCGAGGGACACAAACGGCCACGGAACACACTGCGCATCCACAGCAGCCGGAGGCGCAGTTGGCATGGCAAGCTTGATGGGGTTGGGCATGGGAACTGCGAGAGGAGGCGTGCCAGCGGCCCGGATTGCAGCGTACAAAATATGTTGGTCAGACGGCTGCAAAGCCGCGGACATTCTGGCGGCGTTTGACGACGCCATTGCCGATGGTGTTGACATAATCTCCATCTCAGTTGGGAGGCACCATCCAAAAGGTTATTTTGAGGATTCAATAGCAATTGGAGCTTTTCATGCCATGAAGAATGGGATATTTACATCTGCCTCAGGGGGTAACGACGGACCGGACCTTGCCACCATTTCGAATGTAGCTCCTTGGTTTCTTTCAGTTGCTGCTAGCACCATTGACAGGAAGTTCTTGACCAAGCTTCAGCTGGGTGACAATCAAGTCTACCAGGCAAGTCTTACTTCCTCGTCATGTCCTCTCTTTGTTGTAGTAGTACACATATGAAAACTCTAGGATCACTCGTTGGAATCCAAGTGACATGAGAGTTAAGATGCGTCGCGAAAAAGGTCTCAAAAGTTCCATCCCCATGCGATAtgatcactctctctctctctctgcctttGGGGTCACCCACATCCCAAGTTTAAAGACAAAGGGGCTAATAGGACTTACTGTGGGTATTGAATCTGCATGCCTCTCATGCAGGGAATTTCCTTAAACACATTCAAGATGCAGAAAAAATATCCCATGATCTATGCTGGAGATGCTCCAAATACCACAGCAAACTTCACTGGTTCCGCATCCAGGTAATGTAGAAGAGGTCTAGCAAAATCTTGGAAAAATTCTTGAAATGTTCAGCAAAAATTCTTGTACAATAGTTCAAGTTGACAAAATAAAGCTAGGGAAGTTAGCTAACACTTCCATGGAGTGGCCAAAATTTCTAGTTGAGCCCTTCTTGTTCCTGAGAAAACTGACTCATTAATAGTTGTGGGAATTCAGGTATTGCCTCAGAGGCTCGTTGAACCGGGACTTGGTGAAGGGTAAAATCGTTCTCTGCGATGAAATCAGTAACGGGGAAACAGCGCTCTTGGCCGGCGCAGCTGGGGCTGTGATGCAAGTGACAGGCTTGAGGGATTTTGCTTCCTCTTTTCCTCTTCCAGCTGCTGTAGTAAGAGATGATGGTGGTAGCCATATTTTCAACTACATCAACTCCACCAGGTATACAGAATTCTTTTAGATCAATCTATTAATTGTTCCCTTCATAAGCATATGTATTATGTACCTAAAAATATTCTGTCTATTGATCAAACAGCAATCCAAAGGCAACTATATTCAAGAGCAATGAGGCCAATGATACCCTGGCTCCCTATGTGGTCTCCTTCTCATCCAGGGGTCCAAATCGCGTCACAACTGATATACTCAAAGTACGTATTTGATTAGTAGTAATCTATCTAATCTTCTTTTATTGGTTTGATTTCACCTTCATATGAACAAATTGTTTCAATAATTGACATTAATGTTTAATCCCCGTTAAGTGtgtgaacaatatatatatgagagatTCAACTTGATAGCCCTTGGCCTACACAGTGCTTCTGGGTGTCACATAGTACAAGAGGGGCATATGTTTGTTTTCATCAATTGGTATTGACATTTTCTGATGCAGCCGGATATAGCTGCTCCTGGAGTCGACATCCTAGCAGCATGGTCACAGGCTTCACCGGTGACAAGAGTAAAAGAAGACAGAAGAAGAGTAACCTACAACATATTATCCGGGACGTCAATGGCATGCCCACATGCTTCTGCCTTGGCTGCCTACATCAAATCCTTTCACCCTTCATGGTCCCCTGCTGCAATCAAGTCTGCCATGATGACTACTGGTAATTAAGCTACATCCCATAACCATTTTTAGTAGAATTAGACTGGCCAGTTTGCCGATCTCAACCAGGGACCTATAAAAAACTCTGCCAATTGAGTGCTTAATGATATTGAGTCGATCACTTTTGCACCTTATTGTTGTTTTCAGCCTTTCCCTTGAGCCTGGAAACTAGCCGAGATGCTGAATTTGCGTACGGTTCAGGCCATATGAATCCCCTCAAAGCTACAAACCCTGGCCTTGTATATGATGCAGAACCAGTTGACTACATCAAGCTTTTATGCGGACAGGGCTACAATAACACCGCCTTGCGACTTGTCACCGGCGAGATGACAACTTGCTCGGATGTTGGCAGAAATGGGACAATGTGGCACCTAAACCTTCCATCCCTGACCCTTTCAACCATGGCCTCGAGGCCATTTAGCCAGACATTCAAGAGGACGGTCACAAATGTTGGGCTACCCTCATCCACATATCATGCCAGACTGACTAATTATAATTCTCCACAGGCACTTAGGATCAGAGTCGAACCCACAGTTCTGACATTCACGTCTCTTGGGCAAAAGCTAGGGTTTTTGGTGAAGGTGGAAGGAGCAATAGGAGCAACAAGGGTGTCTGCTGCTTTGGTGTGGGATGATGGCACACATCAAGTGAGAACCCCCATTGTTGTCTATGCTTCACAAATACTATCTACTTGATGGTTCTAGTTATGTGATAATAAGACCAGTAGAGGCTCCACTAATAAGAGTCCATATTGGAATGGAATAAATATCTTTAAAATAAGGtcgagaaaaattaaaaagaacttGTGGAAAAAACTTAAGTGCAAACTGATGAATTACAAGAGCCTTAAAGAAGataaggctataaataaaaatgattaaccagttaaaatttatataattgacCTCGTGGTCGGATAAAGACATAATATGTctttattgttattgtttttattttccatgCATATGAAAATAGATTACACTAAAAATTTCAAggtgtttaatattttttgtttaccACATTGTTATTTATTCCCAATGCTTTAGAACGATATTTTTGTAGAAAGAATAACAAATTGGGATATGTTTTTTAAAATGGATTATGTAACACTCTAATCTTTGGGCATGCtagaatttttttctaaattgcatAACCATATAGAAAAATTCTTCATTAAGTTCCCCTTCGCATGGAGTTCATCTCATCCCATACAAAGCATTGCAAATACCTCTAGTATGCCCTACCTGAATCTAGAttccaattttttattaaattatctaGGTGCATTAAACTATAGTTAAGGATAGAAAGCATTTGCATTGAACCAAATGTTTCTTCTTATCATCTAAGAAACATTTAACTTCTCTTTTTGTTCACACAAAAATGCGTCACCAAAACTCCTCATGCAAATTTGCTAGGAAagtgttcttgtttattttgaaactcTAAGTTGACCTCGAATCGATGTTTCAAGACCATCTTGGCCAATAATTAACTTGCAAGAACATGTTGTTTCGAAATACCAAAcctttatgttttgaaactttagGTTGAAAACGAATTTATTTGGCTCATTGGAAGACCTTGTTCTGAAACATCCTGCACCTTGTTTTGAAACTAGGTCCCCAAAAGCTAAAAATAGAGACCTTTTCCGTTAAAAGCCTGGGTTATTTCCATTTCAAACCTTGTTTTTGGTTTTACCTGGTGTCTAAAATCATCCCACACTTTTCTAAACCATAAACTTGTATTATTCAACAATATACAATGGATTAAATCCAATAATAATCCACACTTATCACAATCACTTAAGAAGaaattcactacaaaaaaaaaaaaaaaaatcaggtttagagacgaataaatatttttagagacAAATTTTGATCCATATCTAAATAGTTCGTCACTAAACAATTAGTGATAAATATTTGTGCTCCATGGCTATTAGAGACAAAAGAAATTTCGACTCTAATTCAGAGACAGTTTTTTTTGGtctccaaaaaatattttctatctacAATGTGATTGTGTAATCGGTCTCAAAATTGGTGAAACTTTATAGTTAGAGacgaaatttggaaaaaaaattccatctctaacttTAGAGACggacttaaaaaaaatacttcttgCTGGCCACTGTCTATGGCAgatttcaataatcaaaatcaATCTTTGGAATTTCCTTGGTCTAGTgaccaatatacccaaaaatcgAAATGATTCATTGATCGGATCTCAATAggtctgaaaattatttttttttgcaaatacGATGCCCGTTTTAGGAAGGGCTTCATCAACCACCGTCCATGAAAAATTATGACGATCGAAATCAATCATCAGAATCGGCTTGGTTTGgtaaccaacatacccaaaaatcaaaacggTCCAATGATCGGAtctcaataaatctaaaaattatttttttttgaaaaaagctAATCATTTCTAAAAGGGCATCGCCAACCATCGTCTATGGTAGATACAGACAATCGAAACTAATCATTGGAATCATCTTGGGTCTAGTGAtgaacatacccaaaaatcaaaactatCAAATAATCGGATCTTaatagatttgaaaattaaatttttacataaagGTTGCTCATTTTTGGAAGGGCATTGCCGACCACCGTCCATTATAGATTTCGACGATCGGAATTGATAATTAGAATTGCCTTGGTTTTGTgaccaatatacccaaaaaccaaaatgatccaaccgttggatctcactagatttgaaaattaaaatgagaaGATGACAAGGAGAAACATTCATTGAGAGGAATCAACAAAGAAAAGATGAAGGCACTTACCCACAAAAAGCCTTCTTATCCTTCATTTCTTAGCTAGACTACTTGAGTCTTTTAATTGGCTCCTTGAGATGACCTTGATGCTCTAAGAATGAGAGATTCTCATTCtcaaaaatctcttttttatttcctaCAAACAGATGGGCTGATGGATCAATAGAAAGGTCAAGTCACTTAGTCGCAGAAAggattctttttttaaataaaaagttaaaaaattagagatggaatttttcgTCTCcgatgaaaaaattaaatttcgtcTCTAAGAGTAGACAAAATTCAGAGACGGAAAAATTCTGTCTTTGATTCTAGAATAACCTTTAgagacataaatttttttgtctttgattCTGTCTCTGATTCAAAGAtagtatttttttctatttctaagAGCATACAAAATTCAAAGGGggaaaaatttcatctctaattctAAAAAGCCTTCAAAGATGGAACTTTTTCCTTCTATGATTTTGTAAAACTTTCAGAGATGGATGATTCCATCTCTGATTTGGAAATATTAaacccttaaaaaaataaattttgattattttattcatgcGTCTCAAAATCTGTCAACGTTCGAAATTGGTTGACTGTGATTCGTTGGTCCGCATTGATGAAATGaacaaaagaagagagaatGGAAAAAACACGCCAAAGAGCGTTGTATGGCTCGGTCTGCGTTCCTCTGGCCGGTTGGCCCCCTGCAAATACTCCAACGTTCAAGTAAGTAAGTGAGTAGGAAAGATGCAGCATATCAGTAGGTTAGTAGAAAAAGCATACCATGGCTCTAAAGGGAGTTGGCTGATATATAGGATGAGGGAATGTCCTATTGGGTGCGTCATGTGCTTGCAGGTGATGTGACTGAATATCCAGCGCTGGCGGAGGCACCTAGATGGTGACATAGGGCCGACAGGACCCTTATTAATGGGAATgagatctgtcattaatgaggatgggttCTGAGGTAGGCATGCAAAAATTCAGAAGTGgctgcaatgatgttgttgcaggTAGGTACAGGGCCAAGATGGGACCGCCATGGGCCAAGAAAAAGGGCCGAGAGGGTGAGGCCAAGTTGGGGCCTGGACGACCCAACCAAAATAACCCCTAGTCCACAACTGTTCTCTGGTTACTCTGTGGTCTTCTTGTTACGCGAGCTGATCAGTtatgttgttttacttttatatacttagttttgatgatgaaaaacaatattttatttaatccctaagttatgaatcaaggttgtggttttcaacataaatcaatttcaatatcaagtattattttgtgagaatgaaaaccaaatgaatttcaagtatcgagaattcaaagtcatatttttctaaatctggAAGGTtagagcaccttataaggagacatatatgaaaatgttttagttttagaaaactaactcccggtaattcaatagttaacattcattagtgataaaatgatttttaacgaatttttcaaaaaatagaaagtctatatcttagaggtggtaaaatcgtaaaatcctaagttcctattaaaacccaaattctacttttttattcttatggattttgattttttagatatttttattgaatccaaatgggggggggggtactttctacatgttatctgttaagtttctagattttccaagaagatagtcgactatgttgtttagtgctatcgactatgcataaggatagtcaactatgcttgtttaatctgtcgactatatatggcctctgtcgactatatttcattctgtcgactattgtgtaaggatagtcaactatgctatttcatctgtcgactatgtttgttcatgaatttcaaaattttctttgtaatttttgatctgttgactatgtaaaaggatctgtcgactatgagaagttttggttgagcaatagtcgactatgcttttctgtttgtcgactatggctagttttatttgataaaatagtcgactaacctattttctctgttgactatgtgtttcacagaaacttacaacgactagtttttcaatctccaacgactagtttctcattctccaacggttacaaacggcttcatttctctttaatcttgtgggaagcttataaatacaagtcatggatgatcaagagaaggctaatggacgggaacgaattgatttgagcttacattttatatttgtttgtatttacagtgttctgtgctttcattgttatacttttctctccaaggc
This genomic stretch from Diospyros lotus cultivar Yz01 chromosome 1, ASM1463336v1, whole genome shotgun sequence harbors:
- the LOC127811441 gene encoding 60S ribosomal protein L44; this encodes MVNVPKTKKTYCKSKECRKHTLHKVTQYKKGKDSLAAQGKRRYDRKQSGYGGQTKPVFHKKAKTTKKIVLRLQCQGCKHVSQHPIKRCKHFEIGGDKKGKGTSLF
- the LOC127811391 gene encoding cucumisin-like isoform X9, whose amino-acid sequence is MGRKMTVGLWVLLLHLSLLLLKPEAADSHAPRQAYIVYMGDTPEDGFSTSSLHTSMLQEVLGSNDVSTSLLYSYKKSFSGFAAMLTEDEKMRIAEMDGVVSVFPNEKYQLHTTRSWDFMGFSQQVKRTTIESNIIIGVLDTGIWPESESFVDKGFDPPPSKWKGTCQVSSNFTCNNKVIGARFYRSDGKYAKEDAKSPRDTNGHGTHCASTAAGGAVGMASLMGLGMGTARGGVPAARIAAYKICWSDGCKAADILAAFDDAIADGVDIISISVGRHHPKGYFEDSIAIGAFHAMKNGIFTSASGGNDGPDLATISNVAPWFLSVAASTIDRKFLTKLQLGDNQVYQGISLNTFKMQKKYPMIYAGDAPNTTANFTGSASRYCLRGSLNRDLVKGKIVLCDEISNGETALLAGAAGAVMQVTGLRDFASSFPLPAAVVRDDGGSHIFNYINSTSNPKATIFKSNEANDTLAPYVVSFSSRGPNRVTTDILKPDIAAPGVDILAAWSQASPVTRVKEDRRRVTYNILSGTSMACPHASALAAYIKSFHPSWSPAAIKSAMMTTAFPLSLETSRDAEFAYGSGHMNPLKATNPGLVYDAEPVDYIKLLCGQGYNNTALRLVTGEMTTCSDVGRNGTMWHLNLPSLTLSTMASRPFSQTFKRTVTNVGLPSSTYHARLTNYNSPQALRIRVEPTVLTFTSLGQKLGFLVKVEGAIGATRVSASLVWDDGTHQVRTPIVVYASQILPTSLF